AAGCCGGCAACCGTTGAGCGTCAGGCCACGCACCCCACCACCGCCGTCCGCTGGCCAGTCGAACCCAAGAGTCTCCACTGGGGCCCGCGCTACACGTATGAGCGCTACAAGCTGCCCGTGTACATCACCGAAAACGGAATGAGCGGCATCGACTGGGTCAGCATGGACGGAAAAGTCCACGACCCGCAGCGCATCGACTTCACACGCCGCTACCTGCTCGAGCTGCGCGAAGCCATCCGTGCCGGCTCCGACATCCGCGGCTACTTCCACTGGTCCATCCTCGACAACTTCGAATGGTCGCAGGGGTACAAAGAGCGCTTCGGCCTCGTGCACGTCGACTACACCACGCAGAAACGCACCCCCAAAGACTCCGCGACGTGGTACTCGAAAGCGATCGCAACGAACGGTCAGTCGCTCGATTCCGATCCGCATTCTTGAACTGGATCAGAACGGAGCCTCGCCCGTGCGGGAGAGGCCACATCGGCGGTCACACCCGGCTGCTCTCCCGCACGATCAACTTCGTCGGAAGCTTCTCACGCGTCGCCGGCTTCTCGCTGTTGCCCACGCGCTCCACGAGCAATCGGACCACCGCCGCGCCGATGTCCAGCAGCGGCACGCGCACCGCCGAAAGCGCCGGCCTTACCAGTGTCGCGATACGCGTGTCGTCGAAGCCCACAATCCGCAAATCCTTCGGTACATGCACGCCCGCGTCTTGCGCCGCCTGCATGATCCCGAGCGCGATCTCGTCGTTTCCCGCCAGAACCGCGGCATTCTTCAATCCGCCGGATTTCATTTTCTCGGCGACCCAATTCCGGCCCCAGTCGATCGAGTACTCGCCGAACGCAAGTTGATCGTCCCGAACCGAGTGCCCGCGGCTTGCCAGCGCTTTCTTGAATTCCGCCGCACGCTGCACCGTGTCGAAGTTTTCGCGCGGCCCGCCGACGAAATAGCAATTCGAAGCCGGAGTTTTCTCGAGCAGATGCTCCGCCGCTTCGTGCGTGCCCATCACGTTGTCCACGACGACGCTGTCCACGCCCGGTTCGTTTACTTCCGCATCGAGCACCACCGTCGGCAGCGCGGCATCGAGCGTTTCGCGCCACAACTGCATGTTCGGCTCGGTCATCATCAGCGCCAGGCCGTCGATCAACCCGAACGCAAGATTCTCGGTCCGAGTCGGGCTGCCGTGATCGTGCGCATCGGAGCTCACAAGCAAGTGGAAGCCGAGCCGTCGCGCCTCGCCGTCCGCGCCGCGCAGCAACTCCGAAT
The DNA window shown above is from Phycisphaeraceae bacterium and carries:
- a CDS encoding LacI family DNA-binding transcriptional regulator — encoded protein: MKANSMSKGGTSIQDVAREAKVSIATVSRVLNQPDLVTAETAGRVREAIKQLGYVPNAYAQGLSRRHGKVLGIVLPDIHGEFYSELLRGADGEARRLGFHLLVSSDAHDHGSPTRTENLAFGLIDGLALMMTEPNMQLWRETLDAALPTVVLDAEVNEPGVDSVVVDNVMGTHEAAEHLLEKTPASNCYFVGGPRENFDTVQRAAEFKKALASRGHSVRDDQLAFGEYSIDWGRNWVAEKMKSGGLKNAAVLAGNDEIALGIMQAAQDAGVHVPKDLRIVGFDDTRIATLVRPALSAVRVPLLDIGAAVVRLLVERVGNSEKPATREKLPTKLIVRESSRV